From Pseudoleptotrichia goodfellowii, a single genomic window includes:
- a CDS encoding ABC transporter ATP-binding protein encodes MKTVWKKHIKDILILSVFLLLDIFGEIYTAILFGQIIDSASSRNLSVMTFLIIKTLIFTIGVVIIFWLYQVYMKKFIYLMVRDTKTKVFSDIQNMSINQFFKEETGNKISLLTNDMSILEKDYFQSIVLVVRSVILFIFSIMTVFIKSYQIGIFLLTLTLISFFLPKFFERKLSSYKKEYSDAQSEYTARISEYLNGFDTIKSFNITETVKNIFFNNADNIVKTGTIYEKHYNFVRAVSIFLGSLTFMGGFLLGGYLAAKGIISLGTMVVCIQLTNHITNPVYTFVDRLSSFKSVSKILEKIENLSSGFEKNINVNKICKNLKENINLKSVNFSYENKEILKNISYTFEKNKKYAIVGLSGSGKSTILKLLSGKTKATSGNITIDNTNINDLSEDSILSLYSYISQNVFLFKGSIFDNVTLYNDYPKEKVENILKKVGLEKFTKEMDNPDFVGENGVNLSGGEKQRISIARALIRETDILVADEILSNLDNETALKIEKELLNLKNITLISVTHRLFEETLTNFDEIIVLNEGCIVEKGTFNELIEKKSFFYKIYRLKENS; translated from the coding sequence ATGAAAACCGTTTGGAAAAAACATATAAAAGACATTCTTATTTTATCGGTATTTTTATTATTGGACATATTCGGAGAGATTTATACGGCAATATTATTCGGTCAGATAATAGACAGTGCAAGTTCCAGAAATCTTTCCGTTATGACTTTTTTGATTATTAAAACTTTAATTTTTACAATAGGTGTTGTTATAATATTCTGGTTATATCAGGTTTATATGAAAAAATTTATCTATTTAATGGTAAGAGATACAAAAACCAAAGTTTTTTCGGATATTCAGAATATGAGTATTAATCAGTTTTTTAAAGAGGAAACGGGGAACAAAATCTCTTTGTTGACAAATGATATGTCAATTTTAGAAAAAGACTATTTTCAAAGTATTGTTCTTGTAGTAAGATCTGTAATTTTATTTATTTTTTCTATAATGACTGTTTTTATAAAATCTTATCAGATAGGTATTTTTCTTTTAACATTGACACTGATTTCATTTTTCCTGCCTAAATTTTTTGAAAGGAAGTTAAGTTCCTACAAAAAGGAATATTCAGATGCCCAATCTGAATACACTGCGAGAATTTCCGAATATTTGAACGGATTTGATACTATAAAGTCTTTTAACATAACTGAAACTGTAAAAAATATATTCTTTAATAATGCGGATAATATAGTAAAAACAGGAACTATTTACGAAAAACATTATAATTTTGTAAGAGCCGTTTCCATATTTCTCGGAAGCCTTACATTTATGGGCGGATTTCTGCTCGGAGGATATCTCGCTGCAAAAGGGATTATTTCCTTAGGAACGATGGTCGTGTGCATTCAGCTTACAAATCATATTACAAACCCTGTTTATACTTTTGTGGACAGACTGAGTTCTTTTAAATCGGTATCAAAAATATTGGAAAAAATCGAAAATCTTTCTTCAGGTTTTGAAAAAAATATAAATGTAAATAAAATATGTAAAAATTTAAAAGAAAATATAAATCTGAAATCAGTAAATTTTTCCTATGAAAATAAAGAAATTTTAAAAAATATCAGCTACACTTTTGAAAAAAACAAAAAATATGCAATCGTGGGTCTTTCAGGTTCGGGAAAATCGACGATTTTAAAACTTTTATCGGGAAAAACAAAGGCAACATCAGGAAATATAACCATTGACAATACAAATATAAACGATTTATCCGAAGATTCTATCTTAAGCCTTTATTCCTACATAAGTCAAAATGTATTTTTATTTAAGGGAAGTATTTTCGATAATGTTACTTTATACAATGATTATCCCAAAGAAAAAGTAGAAAATATTCTGAAAAAAGTCGGATTGGAAAAATTTACAAAAGAAATGGATAATCCCGATTTTGTAGGAGAAAACGGAGTAAATCTTTCAGGCGGAGAAAAGCAGCGGATTTCCATAGCAAGAGCATTAATAAGAGAAACGGATATACTTGTAGCTGATGAAATACTCTCCAACCTTGATAACGAAACTGCATTAAAGATAGAAAAAGAATTATTGAATTTGAAAAATATTACTTTGATTTCCGTAACTCACAGATTATTTGAAGAAACTCTTACAAATTTTGATGAGATTATAGTATTGAATGAAGGCTGTATCGTTGAAAAAGGTACTTTTAATGAGCTTATTGAGAAAAAATCTTTTTTTTACAAAATATACAGACTAAAAGAAAACTCATAA
- a CDS encoding RepB family plasmid replication initiator protein translates to MEKIFDKNQIFLSFNKQLSKNENIIFKLFAEHIISNNISYIELSFKKLNTLLKLDQDNNIKNFFENFMKKKIIYKYNKFNFVKIEGHLYIISSYKIIDERFVISFSEDFFNIFNKDFNDFKTYKFNSLLQFDSVVKRNFFMMLIQKDIINNFLDISLEELKNILEIENNYSRFYDFEKYILIPVIKEINYIQNIKIQYEKLKIRENGKIIGLRLFTKDKLDIQIHEQAQILMKEIETNVQNYYEIQKFLKKYIQLKGIDYVKKNIYYSKLHSKNKFDLFLIESMKYDYFSRRFKNKLKNDYKLIFFLDKVFKNTQHLRETFFQILKDSRFLHLSDIGPVLEETLDFINRKSDKLIKNFIPFYNEFIINLENTNECKYEDNIFVIFIEFNGIYDSHIYIFQKV, encoded by the coding sequence ATGGAAAAAATTTTTGATAAAAATCAGATATTTCTGTCTTTTAACAAGCAACTCAGCAAAAATGAAAATATTATTTTCAAGCTTTTTGCAGAACATATTATTTCAAACAATATTTCGTATATTGAACTTTCTTTTAAAAAACTCAATACTCTTTTAAAACTTGATCAGGACAACAATATAAAAAATTTCTTTGAGAACTTTATGAAGAAAAAAATTATATATAAATACAATAAATTCAATTTTGTAAAAATCGAAGGACATTTATACATTATTTCCTCTTATAAAATTATAGACGAAAGATTCGTTATTTCTTTTTCCGAAGATTTTTTCAATATTTTCAATAAAGATTTTAACGATTTCAAGACTTATAAATTTAATTCTTTACTGCAATTTGACAGTGTTGTTAAAAGAAATTTTTTTATGATGCTTATTCAAAAAGATATTATAAATAATTTCCTCGATATTTCTCTCGAAGAACTTAAAAATATTTTGGAAATTGAAAATAATTATTCACGTTTTTATGATTTTGAAAAATATATTCTCATTCCTGTAATTAAAGAAATAAATTATATTCAAAACATTAAAATTCAATATGAAAAACTCAAAATCAGAGAAAATGGCAAAATTATCGGATTACGGCTTTTCACAAAAGATAAACTTGATATCCAAATTCATGAGCAGGCACAAATCCTTATGAAAGAAATTGAAACCAATGTACAAAATTACTATGAAATTCAGAAATTTTTAAAAAAATATATTCAGTTAAAAGGTATTGATTATGTAAAGAAAAACATTTATTATTCAAAACTTCACTCTAAAAATAAATTTGATCTGTTTCTTATAGAAAGCATGAAATATGATTATTTTAGCAGAAGATTTAAAAATAAACTTAAAAATGACTATAAATTAATCTTTTTTCTGGACAAAGTTTTTAAAAATACTCAACATTTGCGGGAAACTTTCTTTCAAATTTTAAAAGATTCCCGATTCCTTCATCTTTCAGATATCGGACCTGTTTTGGAAGAAACTCTTGATTTTATAAATCGAAAAAGTGATAAACTGATTAAAAACTTTATTCCCTTTTATAATGAATTTATTATTAACCTTGAAAACACCAACGAATGCAAATATGAAGACAATATTTTTGTAATTTTTATAGAATTTAACGGGATATACGACAGCCATATTTATATATTTCAAAAAGTATAA
- the agaB gene encoding PTS galactosamine transporter subunit IIB, with protein MGLNILLTRIDNRLVHGQVGITWTKSTGANLIVVVDDEAANDDVQQQLMKMTAESSGADIRFFTVEKTISVIHKASDRQKIFIVCKTPEIVRKLVDGGVPVDKLNVGNMHSSPGKRQITKKVYVDDKDMEDLKYLKEKGIDIFIQDVPDDTKIPIDNFINS; from the coding sequence ATGGGATTGAATATATTATTAACAAGGATTGACAATAGACTTGTTCACGGGCAGGTAGGCATAACATGGACTAAAAGTACAGGAGCCAATCTGATAGTAGTTGTAGATGATGAAGCTGCAAATGATGATGTACAGCAACAACTGATGAAAATGACTGCGGAAAGTTCGGGAGCGGATATAAGATTTTTTACTGTTGAAAAAACAATATCCGTAATTCATAAGGCTTCGGATCGGCAAAAAATATTTATAGTTTGCAAAACACCTGAAATTGTGAGAAAACTCGTTGACGGAGGAGTTCCTGTAGATAAGCTGAATGTGGGAAATATGCATTCATCGCCGGGAAAAAGACAAATAACAAAAAAAGTATATGTTGATGATAAAGATATGGAAGATTTGAAATATTTAAAAGAAAAAGGAATTGATATTTTTATTCAGGATGTTCCTGATGATACGAAAATACCGATAGATAACTTTATAAATTCATAA
- the agaC gene encoding PTS galactosamine transporter subunit IIC, which yields MHQITLVQGLLLAIMAIIVGVDFYLEVLFIFRPIIVGTLSGIILGDIKTGVLAAGLVELAFAGLTPAGGTQPPNPILAAIMTVVLSYTTGADVKTTIGLSLPFSFLMQYIILFYYSTFSLFVAKFDKYAAEADIKSYRKLSMITISIVALSYGIIVFLCAYMAQEPMRILVNSMPEWLAHGFEIAGGILPAIGFGMLLKIMFKIEYFPYLIIGFLVATFLNFSNLLPVALIGLAIAGYKFFEEKQNEEKMKAFKMVEREEEEDGI from the coding sequence ATGCATCAAATTACTTTGGTTCAGGGATTATTACTGGCAATTATGGCGATCATAGTAGGAGTCGACTTTTATCTGGAAGTGCTTTTCATATTCAGACCTATTATTGTCGGAACATTGTCGGGGATAATTTTGGGAGATATAAAAACGGGAGTTTTGGCTGCAGGTTTGGTAGAATTGGCTTTTGCAGGATTAACTCCTGCAGGGGGAACTCAGCCGCCTAACCCTATTTTAGCGGCAATTATGACAGTAGTGCTGTCTTACACAACAGGAGCTGACGTTAAAACGACGATAGGATTGTCGTTGCCGTTCAGTTTTTTAATGCAGTATATTATTCTGTTTTATTATTCCACATTTTCACTTTTTGTTGCTAAATTTGATAAATATGCAGCTGAAGCCGATATAAAATCATACAGAAAGTTGTCAATGATTACAATATCAATAGTAGCATTATCATACGGAATAATAGTGTTTTTATGTGCTTATATGGCACAGGAGCCTATGAGAATATTGGTAAATTCTATGCCTGAATGGCTTGCTCACGGATTTGAAATAGCGGGAGGAATTTTACCTGCAATAGGATTCGGAATGTTGTTAAAAATAATGTTCAAAATAGAATATTTCCCTTATTTAATAATCGGATTTCTTGTAGCAACTTTTCTGAATTTCTCAAATTTACTTCCTGTAGCATTAATAGGTCTTGCAATAGCAGGATATAAATTTTTTGAAGAAAAACAGAACGAAGAAAAAATGAAAGCATTTAAAATGGTAGAAAGGGAGGAAGAGGAAGATGGAATCTAA
- the agaD gene encoding PTS galactosamine transporter subunit IID: protein MESKRILTNDDLKKLAFHSSLLQSAFNYERMQGIGWTHSMLPALEKIYKNDKEGLAKAMVDNSTFINTSPPIVTFLMGLLLSLEEKKEDRNLINGLKVALFGPLAGIGDALFWFTILPIVGGISASIASQGSIIGPVLFFIVYILIFLSRLYTVKLGYHTGVKAISTLKDVTRLITKSSTILGMTVIGGLIASYVHIEVLTKIPINKEHSISLQQDFFDKIIPNLLPLCYTFLMFYLMRYKKINPVTLIVITFVLTIVSSFFGIL, encoded by the coding sequence ATGGAATCTAAAAGAATATTGACTAACGATGATTTGAAAAAACTCGCATTTCATTCGAGTTTACTCCAATCGGCGTTTAATTATGAGAGAATGCAGGGAATAGGGTGGACACATTCAATGCTTCCTGCATTGGAAAAAATTTATAAAAATGACAAAGAAGGTTTGGCAAAAGCAATGGTGGATAATTCCACATTTATAAACACTTCGCCGCCGATTGTTACGTTTTTGATGGGATTGTTATTGTCATTGGAAGAAAAGAAAGAAGACAGAAATCTGATAAACGGATTGAAAGTGGCACTTTTCGGACCTTTGGCAGGAATAGGAGATGCACTTTTCTGGTTTACTATATTGCCTATAGTCGGAGGAATATCGGCATCTATAGCTTCTCAGGGAAGTATAATCGGACCTGTATTGTTTTTTATAGTGTATATTCTGATTTTTTTATCCAGACTTTATACAGTAAAATTAGGTTATCATACAGGAGTTAAGGCTATAAGTACATTAAAAGATGTAACAAGACTCATTACAAAATCTTCGACTATATTGGGAATGACGGTTATAGGCGGACTGATAGCTTCTTATGTTCATATTGAAGTTTTAACTAAAATACCTATAAACAAAGAACATTCCATATCCTTACAGCAGGATTTCTTTGATAAAATAATTCCTAATTTATTGCCTTTGTGTTATACATTTTTAATGTTTTATCTGATGAGATATAAA